GATCAAAATGCAAAACTAAAGTACAGAGGAAATACCATTGATACCATATCTCGTGCCCAGATTAAGGTTGCTTATCTTAAAGACAATACAGAGAGAAAAATGGCAGCACCGCCGCTGGTGGTAAATGCAGATTTGATGGTTTATCAAAACCTGCTGTTTGTACATTCCAAAATTCAGGGTCAATTTGAAGATCAAAAATTATGGCAAAAGGCAGCTATCATTGACGTGTATGATCTCAATACAAAGGTTTATCTAATGAGTTTTGCTGTCTATCACAGCGGGGATAAAAAGCTACGCTCATTTATAGTTACCGATGATAATTTTTACGCTCTTATGGGTGATGAGCTGCTTGTTTATAAGCTGCGAAACATGTTAAAAAAAGAAATGAAACTGCTGAAATAAAAAGCTCAGCATTTAAAATATATCGCGCGATGTCAGGAATTAGATCGAACACCTGTAGAAAAAAGTAGATCGTGTTTTAATTTAATATTTATTATTATGAAAACGTTATTTTTAAAAAAAGTGGCACCAGTGGCAGTAATTGCTTTTGGTATTGCGGGAGCATTTGCCACTATGTCCATGCAGAATGCTTCAAAAGGGAACCCTCCAAAAATTGGGTATGTTATGAATGCACAGGGAGCTTGTAATATTCCGACAGACTGTAGCACAGACGGAAATCAATTGTGCCGTCTTAACGGCGCTAGCGGCCCTCAAGCCTTTGGGAAAAATCCCCAAGGCAACTGTAGCGAAGTGCTGTACCGACCAGCCAATTAAAAGACTAAGTCTTTAATAAATGGCAACGCAGCTTCAATTGGAGCTGCGTTGCTTTTGTTGTTTAAAAAATCAAGAATTATTTTACACCCTCAGTAATCCATTCTGCTGACAAGTCATCTTTTAGATAATAGGCAAACCATTGCTGCATACGATCGGTCAAATCTTTTTGATTGACAGCTTTTGAAAAGCTGTGTCCTTCTTGAGGATAAAGCAGCATAATACATTTTTTATTCATACTGCGAAGCGCAAAATAAAATTCCGTTGTCTGATGCGGATCTATGTTATGATCCTCAGTTCCTGCGTATAATAACACAGGAGTTGTCACTTTATGGGCATGTACGATTGGTGAATTACGCTGATATGCAGCAGCGGCTTCAAATGGGCTTTTGGTCATTTTCCATTGTCCATTAAAATATCTAAATATATTTGGCAGATAAAAATCTTTGGCCAGGGTAAAATAAAAACTGTTCAGATCCGATACTCCCGCTCCTGGAGCGGCAGCAGCAAATAAATTGGACTGTGTTATGATAAAGGTACTTTCATACCCGCCGAATGAAAACCCTGTGAGACCAATTTTTTTTGGATTAATTATGTCTTTGGATATAACTTTTTCCACTGCAGAGGTAACACAATCAAGGGCACTCATACCAGGATCATCAGCCTCTATTATGATGTCGGGTTGGAGAAAAAAGTAACCCTGAGAGGTCCAAACTACGCCATTTTCACCTTCCTCAGTGTAAGAAGTAGGGTTCTCATATTTATGATGTAGTTCATTTTTGATTTGGTAGATGTGCACGATCATCGGATACTTTTTAGCTGGATCATAATTAGCAGGATATCGAAGTACGCCTTTCATTTTTATGCCTTTTGAATTTTGATACTCGATCAGTTCGGATTTGCCCCAGTAGTATTTTTTCTGCTGCTTGTTGCTTTGAAATAAAACTACTGCATCAGATTTATTTTGCTTCATCATTATTCGTGGCGAGAGATCAAATTTTTGCTCTCGGTAAAACAAATCTTTTTTTTCTGTGGTGTAGATCAACTGGTCTAAATGACTGTCTTTATAAGTAATGGGACTTTCTCCTAAATTTTTATTCCATTTAAAATACCCTGTTTTTCCATCATCTCCCTGTCCGTGCAGAAAAAGTTCTTTATTCAAATCAAAATTATCTATTGTTAGTCCGTTATAAATAAAATTAAATTTATTTCTACCGGGACTATTTACCAATCGATAGCTGATATTTAATTCCCTTCCTTTGGTTAATCTTCTGTAAGCACTACCATCTGGTTTAATATCCCATAAGTCATACTCATCATAGAGCAGTATTTCATTATCATCAACACTCCATCCTGCATTATTGTTTTTTCCAGTAAGTGAATATCCAACATCAAATGCAGTAAATTTGGTTTTGACGGTAGCTGTAATATTTTGATGTGACTCTGTAGCGATATTGTATGTCCACCAATTTCCATCTTTATAATACGCAAGATACTTGCCAGAGGGAGAAGGAATCATTTCAAAAAAATGTGTTGAATGTCTTTCCAGGATTCGTTTTTTATCAAATGTTTGAAGATTCATGATATAAACGTCGCTGGGGCCTCCATTAGTAAAAATCTGCGGTTCATATTGTTCCTGATTAAATAGAAATGCATATTTCTGATCACCTGATAACATGAGTTGCGGAAAATCTTTTGAAGTAACAGCGGTAACCAAATTATTTGTTGGAATCCATAGAGCCACTCTAGGAAAATTATCTGGATTACCATCTTTTTTACGCTTTAGATAGAGCGATTTATCATTTGCATTCCATACCTCGACATCAGATCCGGCAATTATTGGAACCTCCGCATTGTAGATTTTAGTTGTAAAAAATACTCTTTGCAAATCATCGGATATTGTCAGTTTTAAGGTGGGGTCTGCTGGTATAAAAGTATTTTTGGCAAGACTGGATCCAGCAGGATTCATCTGATAAAGCTTATCATTTTGTAGTATATAATAAAACAAAGAGTTGCTGGTTACCAGATCTGATTTTAGAACAAAAGCGACCGCTTTTCCATTTTTATGCCATGTAAAACCAAAGCTGGTATCGGGATTATTTATGACTAAAAATTTCTCGTGATTTAATTCTCTTAAATCTAAAAGCATAACCGAATGTTTATTATTTACAGAGATTCCGTAAATCAGATGCTGCTTATCAGGACTAAGTAAAAAATCCGTTACATCCGTTATCTCCCTTACTATTTTTCCATTTGGATTTTGAATCAATAACTTCTTTTTAGCATCGGGAGAATCAACTGTTAGAATTAAAAGATCAGTTAAGGCTGAATAGGAATATTGTTGTGTTAAAGGTATAGACTGTTTTTTACCGGTCTTTAAATCCAATATCTCAAGCCCTTTATTGCCCATCGATACAAAAGCATCTTTAGTGAATTGGGAACTATAGGACGTGGAAAAAGCATATGTTTTCTGATTACGCGTACTTTGCACAAAAAGTGTATCAACGTTTTTCTCATAACCCATAGTGTAAGTGATCCACTGACTATCAGGAGATATTTTCTCCATATTCATGGTGCCCCAAAGGTGGTAATCTTGAGGTGTAAGATCTTTTTTTTGCACCTCCTGTCCCCATAAGGGACAGGATACTAATGGCAAAATAAAAAATAAAATTAAACAAAAGTGCAGACACACTTTCAGCGATAAAACTCCCATTAGAGGAATTGTTTTTTTTCTGACGTTGTTCTTGAAAAACATAATAGATTGATTTAATATCCCGGATTTTGAGGCCGGAGGTTAGGGTTAGTACTTAATTCACTTTGAGGCAAGGGAAACAAACCATCGGAGGGATTCCATCCGGATTTTGTGCTCGATAGCACTGCATCAATTTTATTGGATCGTTTCAGATCAAAAAAGCGATGTCCATGTTCGGTAAAAAGTTCCCATCTTCTTTCCTGAAGTATAGCTTCGAGAATCTCCCCCTGAGTAACGGCTACAGTATCTGGAAGTCCGGCGCGATGACGTATTTTGTTTAAATCTTCTTTAGCACCGATAAGGTCGCCCTGATACGCTCTTGCTTCGGCTCTGATGAGGTACTGTTCTGCAAGCCTGAAAACAATTGAATATTCTTTAGAGATTGAAGTAAAGTTCTGTTCTTTGTATTTATAAGAATGGTACCATATTGATGTCCCATCGGTCACCTCTCGAATCCAGTTGGATTTTCGGAGATCGGAAGCAATAAAGGAGTTTGCTAGATCTGGATTCAGCCCTACTAAGGGAGGAGGACCCGAGAGGAATATAAAAGTCAAAGCTTCCTCCGAGTTCTGACCAGACTCAGCAGACTGGAGTTGCCAAATGGTTTCTTTGGAGTCAAGCAAAAATACCTGATGTATGTCTTCTAATTTAAACTCATCTGTTTGATTAAGAACTGCTGAAGCCTTATCAGCCGCAGCTGCATAGGATTTTGTATACAAATAGACTCTGGCCAGAAGGGCGTTAGCAGTATTTTTATCCACGCGGATTTTTTGCGCAGTGCGATATTGATCCTGCAGAAGTGTAATAGAATTCTCCAGATCACGAATAATATTTTCATATACCTGTACAGAAGCCATTCTGCTTACTGTGCTGGTCTGTTTATAATCTGTTCCGGTAATATAAGGCACATCACCAAAAAGATTGACCAGATAAAAATGCAAAAGAGCGCGTATAAAAAGAGCTTCCCCCTGAAGCTGATTTTTTTGCTGGTCTGAAATCGTTTCACTTGCCTGCAGGCCTTCTATAACAGCATTAGCGCCATAGATTTGATTATAAGTAGTGTTCCAATAATCTGCTACACTGGGATTTTCAGCTAAAAGATTATTGCTGTAAAAGATACGGCTGGGACTGGACGGTACACCGTAGGGAATAATTTCATCAGTATAGTTCCCAAGCTGATTGGACAGTCCTGTGTTGGTTCCTGTAAGCAGTCCCTTATCTCGGATATTTGCATACACTGCCATGAGAGATGCATTAGCCGTCGCATAATCTTCAAAAACAGTTGCAGTAGTAAGCTGTGATTTGGGAAGATCAACCTCTACAAATGAATCGCAGGAGTTTACAAGTAAAACCAGTGCTACTGCCCATACTTTCTTCTTTGTAAGACGATAAATTGTTTTCATAATTTCATAATTTAAAAAGTTAATTGAATACCTGCTGTTACAACCTTTAGCGGGGGCAGATAACCTGAGGAGGTAAATTCAGGATCTCCATACTTGTATCTGGTAAAAGTCAAAATATTCTGTCCTTGCAACATTAATTTGCACTGTACGGCATTTAACTGCAAGGGTAGCTGATAGGTAAGCGAAATGTTTTTCAGACGAATAAAAGAAGCATCGGTTATCGCAGCATCACTTCTCTCGTATAAATAATCCGCAGTTACTGCCTCACTGTTATTTCCGGTAGTGTAGAGCTGATACGTGGCATTGTCTCCGGTTGTTTGCCAGCTGTCTGTCAGCAAAGTTGACTGATTGGACATCTGGCCGGCATATCCCATTGAATTGATTCGGTTTTTTTGTTTGACAAACTGAAATAAAAAGTCAAGATTCCAATTTTTAAACCGAAATTGGTTCTGCAGTCCTCCATAGTATTCAGGGTTGAGATCTACTACTTTCTGCCTGTCTTCGGGAAATGTAATTTTACCGTCTTTGTTAAGATCCTCAAACTCATATACACCGGTCTCCGGATTGATGCCTTTATATTCATAAACAAGCTGCATATTCAAAGGCGCACCAATGCGGTATTTCTGGCTGTAAGGTGAACTCTCCAGTCCAGGAAAGCTAAGTAGTTTGTTCTTGGCAAAAGTGAGATTGAAACTGGTCGTCCAGCTGAATTGTTCACGGCTAAAATTGCTGGTTCTAAGGGTTAGTTCCAAACCTCGATTCTGCACTACGGCGTTTAAATTGGACTGAAGTACGGTAAAACCTGTTGTTCCGGGAAGCGGAACCCCAACAAGCTGATTGGATGATCTGTTTTGATACCAGGATGCAGTGGTAAATATTCTGTCCTTAAAAAAGCCCAGTTCCAGAGCCGCTTCGAGTTTTTTATTGGTTTCCCATCCAAAGTCAGGATTGTAAAGCCTTGTAGGTTCAAGCCCAATAATACCGTCGTAATTTACACCTGTAGTGGAATAGGTATTGAAGAACTGATAATCACCAATCTGGTCACTACCTGTAGTTCCATAGCTGGATCGAAGCTTTACAAAGCTAAGCCATGAGCTGTTTTTAAGGAAATTTTCGTTGGAGAATAGCCATGCTGCACCCACGGCTCCAAAGGTGGCAAACTGATTACCTGGGCCAAAACGGCTCGAACCATCGCGTCTGCCGGCAAGGTTAATAATGTAACGCTTATCAAAATTATAGTTGATGCGTCCAAAGAATGCCTGATATTTATAAAGGGTTTCATCATTTAACAGCACTTTGATATAATTGGCTGATGCCAGATTATAAATAAGACTGTTGGAACTAAATCCGGTCCCAGATTGATACAGCCTTGTAGTGTTCTGATTCTGAAAAGTTGTTCCAGCAAGCAGATCCAGTTTTCCACGGCCCAATTGCTTTTCCCAGCTGATCTGCGGCTCTATACTCCAAGATGATCTGTCTGTATTATTTACATACAATATCGAACTAGCACTGCTGATATTATAGGCGGGATTATAAATTGTAGAAGGGGAGGTTCGGGTTTCAACAGTACTGAGATCAGTGTAACCAAAACTACTTTTTATCACAAGTCCCGGTGACAGCTCATAGGAAAGCACTGAATTAGCGATCAGATCATTTGTTTTGGATTCAAATTTTGCATTTAGATTGCGAAGCGGATTATCCCAAGTGCCGTTTTCCCAGTTTAAATTTCCCTGTTCATCATAAAGTGCCGGAGCATTAGGAGCAAGGGATCGGGCATCATACGTCAGGTCAAAGGCCGGTTGGTCATTGTTCTGACTAGTATACCCTGCAGAAAAGGTAAGTCTGAATCTGCTGTCTTGTGAACGGTGATTTAAATTGATTTGAGAGCCTCCTTTCTTGTACAGAAAATCCCCGGGAAACACACTGGACTGGGTATGATAATTACCGCTCAGCAGAAACTGTGTAGTTTCAGATCCTCCCGACAAGCCTGCCTGCAGGTCCGTTATACGTGAAGTGCCGCCGATAAGCTCTTTCTGCCAGTCGGTATATCGGTTCTGGTCCCACGTTCCATTCACATCATAGTCCCATGGATTATAAGCAACACCATCATTGATAAAGGCCTGTTTACGCATAGCTAAATACTGCTCGGTGTTCATGAGTTTCATGAATTTAGTCACATTACCAACTCCGGTTGATGCGTTTACAGTAAAGGCTGTCTTTCCTGCTTTTCCTTTCTTGGTTGTGATCAGGACAACTCCATTGGCTCCACGAGAACCATAGATAGCTGTAGCATCAGCATCTTTAAGTACTTCAATACTTTCAATGTTATCGGGATTAATACTGTTAAGGGGACTAGTAGTAGTCGGGTAAACAGTGGAAGTCTGATTGTATCCGATGGGATCAGAAGCATACGGAACACCGTCAATCAAATAAAGCGGAGCGTTGGCATCGGTGCGGATACTGTTCTGCCCGCGAATTTTGATGTCAAATCCTCCTCCGGGCACACCTGTGGACTGAATAATATTCACTCCAGCCATACGTCCCTGCATGGTAGCAAGTACATTGGAAACGGGTTGTGATTCGATATCTTTGGAAGTGATTCGGGCAATGTTTCCTGTACGTTCGCTTTCTTTGACCGAATAGTAACCAGCATTGACACGAACTTCCTGCAGAACGGTGGTGTCATAGACAAGCTGAATATCAATTTTTTTTCTTCCCCTTATGGGAATAATTGCGGTTTTGCAACCAATAAAAGAGATAACTAAAGTATCGGAAGGGGAAGCAGAGATTGAATACTGACCGTTAAAATCGGATATAACACCACTACTGGATTTTCCACGAAGAGAAACAGTTACACCCGGCAAAGGACTGCTGCCATCGGTAATAGTTCCCTGAACTTGTGATTGTTGTAATTTTTCAGAGCGTGGCCGCACTGAATGATTGGCCTGAACAGGAGCGGAAGCTAAAAGAAATCCCATAAAAAATAGGTAACAAAAAGCCCTGCCACCCATGTAAAATGAAATAATTTTCATAATATTGGAATGGTTAAATTATTAGAAAGTTAGTTTGGCTACGGTCCTCTATGGTTGTTTGGCGACGAAATAGAGGACCATTTTTGTGAATTAAGTGGAGTACTTAATAATCATGACTAAGAGTTTTACTTCACATGTAAATATTTTAAAGGTTCGACATCAAAATGCGCGACGTTAAATAATATGTAAAGATTTGCTGTGAATTTTATCTGATTGCTATAATAAAAAAAGCGCGGAACTCAGCTTATCGAACAGAGGTACTGGCGGCACCAACCACAATAAGTGAGCCCACGCCAATGACGTGAGCATCTTACTTATCCTCTCGTGGTTTAAAAACGCCAGTTTTCTGTTCGAGATTCAAAGCGAATGCTTCAAATATTTTTAATTGAAGAGTCGCAAAATTAATAAAATCCTATTTAAAATTTCTTTAAATAATTTTTTAGAATTCAAATATATGAAAAAAATCACAAAATTGTCAAATTTGACAATTTTTTTTCTTCTAATTATCTCAATTTCACTTTATGAAGGAGATTAGAAAAAAATATTATATAGCATTTGGACAGAATTTACAAAGGGTTATGATAAAGAATAACAAAGATGTTATGACTGTTGCTTCTGTTGGAAAACTTGAACTCAAGCAGGTATATAGAGTTCTAAATGGTGAGCATGGAGCATCATTGGGTACGATAATTTCAATAGCAAAAGGGCTTGATATTGAACCTAAAGAATTATTTGATTTTAAATTTGATTTAGAAAAGGAATAAATATTAATAGATGCATGAGCATCTTAATTAAATTACATAAATATGACACAAGCAGAGATTAATGATTTAGCAAATGAGATTTTTAATGAGATTCCAAATGGAGATATTAGAAAGTATATTACAGAATGTATCAATGAAGGGGAAACAACAAAAGAAGAAGTAAAAGCATGTGTGTTATTTAAAATTGCACAAAATTTTAGAAAAAACGCTGGATTGTAAATAAATAAAAAAAAAGATGCTTTAGCATCTTTTTTTTTGTTCTTTAAAAAAATTATAAAAACAGGTAATAATACGGTACTCATTTATTAGTTAAAAAACTAATTTGCTACGGATAAAAGTCTATTATGGAAAACCGTAAAAGATATTGAATGATGTTTTGTATGTTTGATAATTATGATGAAATAATTGTTTAATATTAAAGCGATATATTATATAAATACCAATTTATGTTATAAGGAACTCAGAGTGCAATAATTTGAAACGAAATTTTTGTAAATATAATAGATATTAGTACAGAGTATATTTATAATGAAATTATTAATTTTCTGAAATCTATGAATAAACATTTAAAAATATGCCAATCAGTGGAAGTGATTTTGAGAAAATAATTAAACCATTCTTTCAAGAAATATTTGAAGAAATGGGGTATATTGTTTTTCAAGTTAGACAACAAACAGCCGGAACACAGGATGGCTTTGATATCAGTGTTTTATTTTTGGATTTTTGTGGTTTAGAAAGAGAAATGTTTTTCGAATGTAAGTATTATACATCATCAGCTTTGCAATGGTCCGATATTTTTAACAAGCAATTGCAACTGAAAGCATCTAGCCATAAACCTTGTGCTTTCATATGTTTATCTCCTTTAAAGGATTTAAGCAATATTGATCATAATCTGCAAGCGAATATTGTAAAGAATTTTAAATATCCGGTTGATTTTTGGACTCCTGATAAAAAAATTGAAACTCTTTTTGCTCTTAATATTGAGGTCTATAAAAAAGTATACGATGTTGCAAAATGTAATATTTCATTCGATAGAGATAAGGAGCTTAGAAAATATAGGGCCAAAATTGATCTAATGATTCAACAAAAAGATTTACTTCAATATTCAGATCTAATTAAAATTGAAGATGTTGCAATTGATCCAATTGAAGATATTAATTTAAAAACGGCTATGGACGAAAAGTTAAACGCCATATTGTCTGTTGAAGACCCTAAACGTATAGAATTTCATCGACTAAGAGCAAATTATAAAGTATTTCTTGAATCGTTAGTTGATCTTAATCCAGAATTGAGAGATAATATTTTAAGATGGGAAAGTAATTTAAGATTAAAAGCAAGCAGATTAACTGATAAATTCAATATTGATAGTTCATATTCAACAGAATTATTTTTTCATGATTTCTTTGAAGAAGCGGAAAAAGACATGCTAACTTTTTACTCAGATTTCAATTTAAAGGGAGATAGAGAAAAATTATTAAATGGAGTTGTATTTGAGTTAGCGGCTCAATGTCCCTTAGATTGGCGAAAAAATGGAAAAGCTTAATTATTTAATTACCTCGATATCTTCTAAAGAACTAAGACCA
This genomic window from Flavobacterium sp. 9 contains:
- a CDS encoding helix-turn-helix domain-containing protein, producing the protein MKEIRKKYYIAFGQNLQRVMIKNNKDVMTVASVGKLELKQVYRVLNGEHGASLGTIISIAKGLDIEPKELFDFKFDLEKE
- a CDS encoding DUF6520 family protein — its product is MKTLFLKKVAPVAVIAFGIAGAFATMSMQNASKGNPPKIGYVMNAQGACNIPTDCSTDGNQLCRLNGASGPQAFGKNPQGNCSEVLYRPAN
- a CDS encoding RagB/SusD family nutrient uptake outer membrane protein; protein product: MKTIYRLTKKKVWAVALVLLVNSCDSFVEVDLPKSQLTTATVFEDYATANASLMAVYANIRDKGLLTGTNTGLSNQLGNYTDEIIPYGVPSSPSRIFYSNNLLAENPSVADYWNTTYNQIYGANAVIEGLQASETISDQQKNQLQGEALFIRALLHFYLVNLFGDVPYITGTDYKQTSTVSRMASVQVYENIIRDLENSITLLQDQYRTAQKIRVDKNTANALLARVYLYTKSYAAAADKASAVLNQTDEFKLEDIHQVFLLDSKETIWQLQSAESGQNSEEALTFIFLSGPPPLVGLNPDLANSFIASDLRKSNWIREVTDGTSIWYHSYKYKEQNFTSISKEYSIVFRLAEQYLIRAEARAYQGDLIGAKEDLNKIRHRAGLPDTVAVTQGEILEAILQERRWELFTEHGHRFFDLKRSNKIDAVLSSTKSGWNPSDGLFPLPQSELSTNPNLRPQNPGY
- a CDS encoding prolyl oligopeptidase family serine peptidase, with amino-acid sequence MGVLSLKVCLHFCLILFFILPLVSCPLWGQEVQKKDLTPQDYHLWGTMNMEKISPDSQWITYTMGYEKNVDTLFVQSTRNQKTYAFSTSYSSQFTKDAFVSMGNKGLEILDLKTGKKQSIPLTQQYSYSALTDLLILTVDSPDAKKKLLIQNPNGKIVREITDVTDFLLSPDKQHLIYGISVNNKHSVMLLDLRELNHEKFLVINNPDTSFGFTWHKNGKAVAFVLKSDLVTSNSLFYYILQNDKLYQMNPAGSSLAKNTFIPADPTLKLTISDDLQRVFFTTKIYNAEVPIIAGSDVEVWNANDKSLYLKRKKDGNPDNFPRVALWIPTNNLVTAVTSKDFPQLMLSGDQKYAFLFNQEQYEPQIFTNGGPSDVYIMNLQTFDKKRILERHSTHFFEMIPSPSGKYLAYYKDGNWWTYNIATESHQNITATVKTKFTAFDVGYSLTGKNNNAGWSVDDNEILLYDEYDLWDIKPDGSAYRRLTKGRELNISYRLVNSPGRNKFNFIYNGLTIDNFDLNKELFLHGQGDDGKTGYFKWNKNLGESPITYKDSHLDQLIYTTEKKDLFYREQKFDLSPRIMMKQNKSDAVVLFQSNKQQKKYYWGKSELIEYQNSKGIKMKGVLRYPANYDPAKKYPMIVHIYQIKNELHHKYENPTSYTEEGENGVVWTSQGYFFLQPDIIIEADDPGMSALDCVTSAVEKVISKDIINPKKIGLTGFSFGGYESTFIITQSNLFAAAAPGAGVSDLNSFYFTLAKDFYLPNIFRYFNGQWKMTKSPFEAAAAYQRNSPIVHAHKVTTPVLLYAGTEDHNIDPHQTTEFYFALRSMNKKCIMLLYPQEGHSFSKAVNQKDLTDRMQQWFAYYLKDDLSAEWITEGVK
- a CDS encoding SusC/RagA family TonB-linked outer membrane protein, whose amino-acid sequence is MKIISFYMGGRAFCYLFFMGFLLASAPVQANHSVRPRSEKLQQSQVQGTITDGSSPLPGVTVSLRGKSSSGVISDFNGQYSISASPSDTLVISFIGCKTAIIPIRGRKKIDIQLVYDTTVLQEVRVNAGYYSVKESERTGNIARITSKDIESQPVSNVLATMQGRMAGVNIIQSTGVPGGGFDIKIRGQNSIRTDANAPLYLIDGVPYASDPIGYNQTSTVYPTTTSPLNSINPDNIESIEVLKDADATAIYGSRGANGVVLITTKKGKAGKTAFTVNASTGVGNVTKFMKLMNTEQYLAMRKQAFINDGVAYNPWDYDVNGTWDQNRYTDWQKELIGGTSRITDLQAGLSGGSETTQFLLSGNYHTQSSVFPGDFLYKKGGSQINLNHRSQDSRFRLTFSAGYTSQNNDQPAFDLTYDARSLAPNAPALYDEQGNLNWENGTWDNPLRNLNAKFESKTNDLIANSVLSYELSPGLVIKSSFGYTDLSTVETRTSPSTIYNPAYNISSASSILYVNNTDRSSWSIEPQISWEKQLGRGKLDLLAGTTFQNQNTTRLYQSGTGFSSNSLIYNLASANYIKVLLNDETLYKYQAFFGRINYNFDKRYIINLAGRRDGSSRFGPGNQFATFGAVGAAWLFSNENFLKNSSWLSFVKLRSSYGTTGSDQIGDYQFFNTYSTTGVNYDGIIGLEPTRLYNPDFGWETNKKLEAALELGFFKDRIFTTASWYQNRSSNQLVGVPLPGTTGFTVLQSNLNAVVQNRGLELTLRTSNFSREQFSWTTSFNLTFAKNKLLSFPGLESSPYSQKYRIGAPLNMQLVYEYKGINPETGVYEFEDLNKDGKITFPEDRQKVVDLNPEYYGGLQNQFRFKNWNLDFLFQFVKQKNRINSMGYAGQMSNQSTLLTDSWQTTGDNATYQLYTTGNNSEAVTADYLYERSDAAITDASFIRLKNISLTYQLPLQLNAVQCKLMLQGQNILTFTRYKYGDPEFTSSGYLPPLKVVTAGIQLTF